A genome region from Arthrobacter sp. V1I9 includes the following:
- a CDS encoding M56 family metallopeptidase yields the protein MFWASYLLAVLAIVLAWPVPILLSRAQWPARSPFTAMVLWQAIALAGGLSMIGAMLVYGLEPIGDNLLAGLRSLAGMVLYNAPTTALGFWHIFALSAAALLTAHLVFTLLLTYYKIERQRRRHRELLALLASPSAEGAGTLVINHDSPVAYCLPGGARSVTVLSDGLMAALEPAELRAVLIHENAHLSQRHHLLLWAFAAWRQALPWLPTTRLAQESVNSLIEMLADDVALRTESKATLIKAIAIVASGSPGAARDAELQSGGPGLALAGIDSAAGTSGSDSARTTASRVSRLLSPQPQLPSPVRSLVLASCVLLLALPTALLVVPGLLG from the coding sequence ATGTTCTGGGCCTCATACCTGCTGGCGGTCCTTGCGATAGTCCTGGCGTGGCCGGTACCTATCCTCCTCTCGAGGGCGCAGTGGCCCGCGCGCTCCCCTTTTACGGCCATGGTGCTGTGGCAGGCCATTGCACTGGCTGGCGGGCTGTCCATGATCGGCGCCATGCTGGTGTACGGCCTGGAGCCCATCGGCGACAACCTCCTCGCCGGCCTCCGGTCCCTTGCGGGGATGGTGCTGTATAACGCGCCGACTACTGCCCTGGGCTTCTGGCACATCTTCGCGCTGTCCGCCGCGGCCCTGCTGACGGCCCACCTGGTATTCACTCTCTTGCTGACGTATTACAAGATCGAACGCCAGCGGCGGCGCCACCGCGAACTCCTCGCGCTCCTGGCTTCACCATCCGCCGAAGGGGCCGGGACACTGGTCATCAACCACGATTCGCCCGTGGCGTACTGCCTTCCCGGCGGCGCGCGGTCAGTGACGGTACTGTCCGACGGCCTCATGGCAGCGCTTGAGCCTGCCGAACTCCGGGCTGTCCTGATCCATGAAAATGCACACCTGAGCCAGCGGCATCACCTGCTGCTGTGGGCCTTCGCCGCCTGGCGCCAGGCGCTCCCCTGGCTGCCCACCACCCGCCTCGCCCAGGAGTCCGTCAACTCCCTGATTGAGATGCTTGCGGACGACGTCGCCCTCAGGACCGAAAGCAAGGCCACGCTTATCAAGGCCATCGCGATTGTGGCCAGCGGATCCCCCGGGGCTGCCCGTGACGCCGAGCTTCAGTCCGGCGGGCCAGGCCTGGCCCTTGCCGGCATCGACTCCGCGGCAGGAACGTCCGGCTCGGACTCGGCCCGCACCACAGCCTCGCGCGTCAGCCGGCTGCTCTCCCCCCAGCCGCAGCTGCCCTCCCCGGTCCGCAGCCTGGTGCTGGCCAGCTGCGTCCTCCTGCTGGCGCTGCCCACAGCCCTGCTCGTGGTACCGGGCCTGCTGGGCTGA
- a CDS encoding DinB family protein, which translates to MPIVPDEKDWTWVLTRPCPECSFDASTVTPSTVPGTIDSMLPRWRAVLRRPNAAERPDDHTWSALEYACHVRDVFSLFDQRLNLMLHSDDARFDNWDQDQTAVDKDYANADTAVVSAELTAEGKQAAESFAAVREAEWGRKGLRSNGSEFTVLTLSQYFLHDVIHHLHDVDG; encoded by the coding sequence ATGCCTATCGTTCCTGATGAAAAGGACTGGACCTGGGTCCTGACCCGTCCATGCCCGGAATGCTCCTTCGACGCCTCCACCGTGACGCCTTCAACAGTCCCCGGCACCATCGACAGCATGCTCCCACGCTGGCGCGCAGTACTCCGGCGTCCTAACGCCGCCGAGCGCCCGGACGACCACACCTGGTCCGCCCTGGAGTACGCCTGCCACGTCAGGGATGTGTTCAGCCTCTTTGACCAGCGGTTGAACCTCATGCTGCATTCAGACGACGCCAGGTTCGACAACTGGGACCAGGACCAGACGGCTGTGGACAAGGACTACGCCAATGCGGACACCGCTGTGGTCAGCGCCGAATTGACGGCTGAAGGGAAACAGGCGGCGGAGTCCTTTGCCGCCGTCCGCGAAGCAGAGTGGGGACGCAAGGGGCTGCGCAGCAACGGCTCGGAATTCACCGTCCTGACGTTGTCCCAGTACTTCCTGCACGACGTCATCCACCATCTTCACGACGTGGACGGCTGA
- a CDS encoding DNA topoisomerase (ATP-hydrolyzing) subunit A — protein sequence MARRQSSAPAVDDSSPYTENIVDIDVTSEMEGSFLEYAYSVIYSRALPDARDGLKPVQRRILYMMSDMGLRPDRGHVKSARVVGEVMGKLHPHGDTAIYDAMVRMAQDFSLRLPLIDGHGNFGSLDDGPAAPRYTEARLAAAALTLTNHLDEDVVDFVPNYDNQLTQPDVLPAAFPNLLVNGATGIAVGMATNMAPHNLVEVISAARHLIANPDATLDDLMRFVPGPDLPSGGRIVGLDGIRDAYATGRGSFKTRAKVEVEQLSARRTGLVVTELPYMVGPEKVIEKIKDAVNAKKLTGISDIVDLTDRKHGLRLVIELKNGFNPNAVLQQLYRYSPMEDSFGINNVTLVDGQPQTLGLVQLLTVYVNHRIDVVRRRTVFRLGKKKDRLHLVEGLLIAIVDIDEVIQIIRSSDEAAAARARLMSIYDLTEIQANYILELRLRQLTKYSRIELEKEQDELRREIAELEAILGSEERLRTLVSDELGAIAEEHGTPRRTVLLESEAVSPTIAADLALTAGKKGKAAPLALEIADDPCWAILTASGQIARTSNREPLAEAGPRAKHDVYTSVVKTSARGEIAAVTSQGRMLRLQVMDMPVLPPVSGLPNLAGGVPARDFITLLKGETLVAFAPLDEVLAIGTAQGVVKRVQPDYPLNREDWEVIALKDKDVVVGVAPAGADDAELVFLTSQAQLLKFGAAVVRPQGRTAGGMAGIKLAADDRVLFFGAVQPKDEAAVVVTIAGTTGALPGTAPGTAKVTAFSEYPAKGRATAGVRAHRFLKGEDTLLLAWAGHGPAKASSAAGVARSLPQEHGRRDGSGVPLSQPVEVVGPAMAWPDPA from the coding sequence ATGGCCCGCCGCCAAAGTTCTGCCCCCGCTGTGGATGACAGCTCCCCCTACACGGAGAACATCGTGGACATCGATGTCACCTCCGAAATGGAAGGCTCCTTCCTGGAGTACGCGTACTCGGTGATCTACTCCCGTGCGCTCCCGGACGCGAGGGACGGACTCAAGCCCGTGCAGCGGCGCATCCTCTACATGATGAGCGATATGGGTTTGCGGCCGGACCGCGGCCACGTGAAAAGCGCCCGTGTGGTGGGCGAGGTCATGGGCAAGCTGCACCCGCACGGTGACACGGCCATCTATGACGCCATGGTGCGCATGGCACAGGACTTCTCGCTGCGGCTGCCGCTGATTGACGGGCATGGAAACTTCGGCTCGCTCGACGACGGCCCGGCGGCCCCGCGGTACACGGAGGCACGCCTCGCGGCTGCTGCCCTCACCCTCACCAACCACCTCGATGAAGACGTGGTGGACTTTGTCCCCAACTACGACAACCAGCTGACCCAGCCGGACGTCCTGCCGGCGGCGTTCCCCAACCTGCTCGTCAACGGCGCCACCGGCATCGCCGTCGGCATGGCCACCAACATGGCCCCGCACAACCTGGTGGAGGTCATCTCCGCCGCCCGGCACCTGATCGCCAACCCGGACGCCACACTGGATGACCTCATGCGCTTCGTCCCCGGTCCGGACCTGCCCAGCGGCGGGCGGATTGTGGGGCTGGACGGCATACGCGATGCCTACGCCACCGGACGCGGTTCCTTCAAAACGCGGGCCAAGGTGGAGGTGGAACAGCTTTCAGCGCGCCGGACCGGCCTGGTGGTCACCGAACTCCCCTACATGGTGGGCCCGGAAAAGGTCATCGAGAAGATCAAGGATGCCGTCAACGCGAAAAAGCTGACGGGCATCAGCGACATCGTGGACCTGACGGACCGCAAGCACGGCCTGCGCCTGGTCATCGAACTCAAAAACGGCTTCAACCCCAACGCGGTGCTCCAGCAGCTCTACCGCTACTCGCCGATGGAGGACTCCTTCGGCATCAACAACGTCACCCTGGTGGACGGCCAGCCGCAGACACTGGGCCTGGTGCAGTTGCTGACCGTGTACGTGAACCACCGGATCGACGTGGTGCGCCGCCGCACCGTGTTCCGGCTGGGAAAGAAAAAGGACCGCCTGCACCTGGTGGAGGGCCTCCTCATCGCCATCGTGGACATTGACGAGGTCATCCAGATCATCCGGTCCTCCGACGAGGCCGCGGCCGCCCGCGCCCGGCTGATGTCCATCTATGACCTCACCGAAATCCAGGCGAACTACATCCTGGAGCTGCGGCTCCGCCAGCTGACCAAGTACTCGCGGATTGAGCTGGAGAAGGAACAGGACGAACTGCGCCGGGAAATTGCGGAGCTGGAGGCCATCCTCGGCTCCGAGGAGCGGCTGCGCACCCTGGTGTCCGACGAACTGGGCGCCATCGCCGAAGAGCACGGCACCCCGCGGCGGACCGTATTGCTCGAATCCGAAGCAGTGTCCCCCACCATCGCCGCCGACCTCGCCTTGACCGCCGGGAAGAAGGGCAAGGCCGCCCCGCTGGCGCTGGAAATCGCCGACGATCCCTGCTGGGCCATCCTTACCGCGTCCGGGCAGATAGCGCGCACCAGCAACAGGGAACCGCTGGCCGAGGCGGGGCCCAGGGCCAAGCATGACGTGTACACCTCGGTGGTCAAGACCTCCGCGAGGGGCGAGATTGCCGCTGTTACCTCCCAGGGGCGCATGCTGCGCCTGCAGGTGATGGACATGCCGGTCCTGCCGCCGGTCTCCGGGCTGCCAAACCTTGCCGGCGGCGTTCCTGCCAGGGACTTCATCACCCTGCTGAAGGGGGAAACCCTGGTGGCCTTCGCCCCGCTCGACGAGGTCCTCGCCATCGGCACAGCCCAGGGAGTGGTGAAGCGGGTCCAGCCGGACTACCCGCTGAACCGGGAGGACTGGGAAGTCATTGCGCTGAAGGACAAGGACGTTGTGGTAGGAGTGGCCCCCGCGGGAGCGGACGACGCCGAACTGGTATTCCTCACCAGCCAGGCCCAGCTGCTGAAGTTCGGCGCTGCCGTTGTGCGGCCGCAGGGACGCACGGCCGGCGGCATGGCAGGGATCAAGCTTGCTGCCGATGACCGCGTGCTCTTCTTCGGGGCCGTCCAGCCCAAGGATGAGGCTGCAGTGGTGGTGACGATCGCCGGCACCACGGGCGCCCTGCCCGGCACGGCGCCGGGTACCGCCAAGGTGACGGCGTTCTCCGAGTACCCGGCGAAGGGACGCGCCACCGCGGGAGTCCGGGCACACAGGTTCCTGAAGGGCGAGGACACCCTGCTGCTGGCCTGGGCCGGCCACGGCCCGGCGAAGGCGTCATCTGCCGCCGGGGTGGCGCGGTCCCTCCCACAGGAGCACGGCCGGCGTGACGGTTCGGGTGTCCCGCTGTCCCAGCCGGTCGAAGTGGTGGGCCCTGCCATGGCCTGGCCTGATCCCGCTTAG
- the cydB gene encoding cytochrome d ubiquinol oxidase subunit II — translation MELLPTIWFIAIAVLWTGYLFLEGFDLGVGMLMKLFARNNTERRVLLNTVGPVWDGNEVWLLTAAGATFAAFPLWYASLFSALYLPLLVVLVALIFRAVAFEYRGKVDTDQWRTRWDWAIALGSFFAAFGVGAALALTTTGLPLNANGDREGGPLAWFSGYAVLGGLAVVGFSLVHALAFLALKTDGDVRHRARKWFVRLLPALLLPIAGWALSIQFLEGKPWSWALVLLAVAAAAAAWTMGRRGAEGKAFIALGAFLALGMASIFGAVFPVVLPSTLNEAFDLTVSNASSSDYTLGLMSVVAAFGLPLVIAYQAWTYWVFRRRVSAAHIPEAHTFLPAIAARAFTTKG, via the coding sequence ATGGAACTGCTGCCAACCATCTGGTTCATTGCCATCGCGGTGCTGTGGACCGGCTACCTCTTCCTTGAGGGCTTTGACCTGGGCGTCGGGATGCTGATGAAGCTGTTCGCCCGGAACAATACCGAGCGCCGCGTCCTGCTCAACACCGTGGGCCCGGTCTGGGACGGCAACGAAGTGTGGCTCCTGACCGCCGCCGGAGCAACCTTTGCCGCCTTCCCGCTCTGGTATGCCTCGCTGTTCTCCGCCTTGTACCTGCCGCTGCTGGTGGTCCTGGTTGCCCTGATTTTCCGGGCCGTGGCCTTCGAGTACCGCGGCAAGGTGGACACGGACCAGTGGCGGACCCGGTGGGACTGGGCTATTGCCCTGGGCTCCTTTTTCGCGGCCTTCGGCGTGGGCGCAGCGCTGGCCCTGACCACCACCGGCCTTCCCCTGAACGCCAACGGGGACCGTGAAGGCGGGCCGCTTGCCTGGTTCAGCGGCTACGCCGTGCTGGGCGGGCTGGCCGTGGTGGGATTCTCGCTGGTGCACGCACTCGCCTTCCTGGCATTAAAGACCGACGGCGACGTGCGGCACCGCGCGCGGAAGTGGTTCGTCCGGCTGCTCCCCGCCCTTCTCCTGCCGATTGCCGGCTGGGCGCTCAGCATCCAGTTCCTTGAAGGCAAGCCGTGGTCCTGGGCGCTGGTCCTGCTGGCGGTTGCCGCGGCAGCTGCCGCCTGGACCATGGGGCGCAGGGGAGCGGAGGGCAAGGCATTTATCGCGCTGGGAGCCTTCCTTGCATTGGGCATGGCATCCATCTTCGGCGCCGTCTTCCCGGTGGTACTGCCCTCCACGCTGAACGAGGCCTTCGACCTCACCGTTTCCAATGCCTCGTCCTCGGACTACACTCTGGGCCTTATGAGTGTTGTGGCGGCGTTCGGCCTGCCCCTGGTCATCGCGTACCAGGCCTGGACCTACTGGGTGTTCCGCCGGCGGGTCAGTGCTGCACACATCCCGGAAGCCCACACCTTCCTGCCGGCCATCGCCGCCAGGGCCTTCACCACCAAGGGCTGA
- a CDS encoding cytochrome ubiquinol oxidase subunit I, which yields MDALEIARWQFGITTVYHFMMVPLTIGLGLVVAVIQTAWHRTGKPEYLRMTKFWGKLFLINFIMGVATGIVQEFQFGMAWSEYSRFVGDVFGAPLALEALLAFFVESTFLGLWIFGWKQLKPGIHLACLWIAVIGSVFSAYFIIVANSWMQHPVGVEMIDGRPVMTDAWAVFTNNTALVAVPHTLFGALAVAGGFLLGIAWYHLWRRRRDGVDTVGADGKVIPGEAADIPGRDRNDYKVWIRSLRIGAVVAMISFAGTALTGDLQGKLMFEQQPMKMAAAEAACHDGTGFSVLSIGNLGSQNCDDIVALIEVPGILSYLAKGDFTTEVQGVNSLLPQYKEAYGTHLPDNPIYGERAGQEIDYLPVMEVTYWGFRMMIGFGGIAALAALVALWLTRKGTVPESRWLMRLAVFGILAPFGANAAGWIFTEMGRQPFVVAPNPDPNGIDQVFMFTAAAVSPGVTAGELLASLVTLAAIYGVLLVVEVKLLVKYIRGGVASAMPELVHAPVDENEDATPGQGGQGGGKPADDVLAFAY from the coding sequence TTGGACGCTCTGGAAATCGCACGCTGGCAATTCGGCATCACCACCGTTTACCACTTCATGATGGTCCCGCTGACCATCGGACTGGGGCTGGTAGTGGCAGTGATCCAGACTGCCTGGCACCGCACCGGAAAACCTGAATACCTGCGGATGACCAAGTTCTGGGGGAAGCTCTTCCTGATCAACTTCATCATGGGCGTGGCCACCGGCATCGTGCAGGAGTTCCAGTTCGGAATGGCCTGGAGCGAATACAGCCGCTTCGTGGGCGATGTCTTCGGGGCCCCGCTCGCACTCGAGGCGCTCCTTGCCTTCTTTGTGGAGTCCACCTTCCTGGGCCTGTGGATCTTCGGCTGGAAGCAGCTGAAGCCGGGCATCCACCTCGCTTGCCTCTGGATCGCCGTTATAGGCTCCGTGTTTTCCGCGTACTTCATCATCGTGGCCAACAGCTGGATGCAGCACCCGGTAGGGGTGGAAATGATCGATGGCCGGCCCGTCATGACGGACGCCTGGGCAGTCTTCACCAACAACACCGCACTCGTCGCAGTTCCCCACACACTGTTCGGCGCCCTCGCCGTTGCAGGCGGTTTCCTGCTTGGCATCGCCTGGTACCACCTGTGGCGCAGGCGGCGCGACGGCGTCGACACCGTGGGTGCCGACGGCAAGGTAATCCCCGGCGAAGCAGCGGACATCCCTGGCCGGGACAGAAACGACTACAAAGTCTGGATCCGGTCGCTGCGCATCGGCGCCGTGGTGGCCATGATCTCCTTCGCCGGAACCGCCCTGACCGGAGACCTCCAGGGCAAGCTGATGTTCGAGCAGCAGCCCATGAAGATGGCGGCCGCAGAAGCTGCCTGCCACGACGGCACCGGCTTCTCGGTCCTGAGCATCGGCAACCTCGGCTCGCAGAACTGCGACGACATCGTGGCGCTGATCGAGGTCCCCGGCATCCTGTCCTACCTTGCGAAGGGCGACTTCACCACCGAGGTCCAGGGCGTCAACAGCCTCCTGCCCCAGTACAAGGAAGCCTACGGAACCCACCTGCCGGACAACCCCATCTACGGCGAGCGCGCCGGTCAGGAAATCGACTACCTTCCCGTTATGGAGGTTACCTACTGGGGCTTCCGCATGATGATCGGTTTCGGCGGGATCGCCGCCCTGGCGGCCCTGGTGGCACTGTGGTTGACCCGCAAGGGAACCGTGCCCGAATCCAGGTGGCTGATGCGCCTCGCCGTCTTCGGAATCCTTGCCCCATTCGGAGCCAACGCCGCCGGCTGGATCTTCACCGAGATGGGCCGCCAGCCCTTTGTGGTGGCGCCCAACCCTGATCCCAACGGCATCGACCAGGTGTTTATGTTCACCGCCGCGGCAGTGTCGCCCGGCGTCACCGCAGGGGAGCTGCTGGCGTCCCTCGTCACGCTGGCAGCCATCTACGGCGTACTGCTCGTGGTGGAAGTGAAACTGCTGGTCAAGTACATCCGGGGCGGCGTGGCGTCCGCCATGCCTGAACTGGTTCACGCACCCGTTGACGAAAACGAGGACGCCACCCCCGGCCAGGGAGGCCAAGGCGGCGGAAAACCCGCCGACGACGTCCTCGCGTTCGCCTACTAG
- a CDS encoding BlaI/MecI/CopY family transcriptional regulator yields MASLGELERAVMDLLWAGHEAATANTLRDRLAQTSAGQGGAAGHEGKELAVTTVLTVLSRLEKKGLVERERGTRPHRYQAVSSREDHTAELMHEVLGSAPDREAVLARFIGSVSEGEAETLRKLLGHF; encoded by the coding sequence ATGGCGAGTCTTGGTGAACTGGAACGGGCAGTGATGGATCTGCTCTGGGCGGGCCATGAAGCAGCCACCGCAAACACTTTGCGGGACCGGCTCGCTCAGACGTCGGCGGGCCAAGGCGGGGCGGCCGGGCACGAAGGCAAGGAACTCGCCGTCACCACGGTACTCACCGTGCTGTCCCGGCTGGAGAAGAAGGGCCTGGTGGAACGCGAACGCGGCACCCGTCCGCACCGCTACCAGGCAGTGTCCAGCCGCGAGGACCACACGGCCGAACTGATGCACGAGGTACTGGGGTCGGCTCCGGACCGCGAGGCCGTGCTGGCACGATTCATCGGATCCGTTTCCGAAGGTGAAGCCGAGACTCTGCGCAAACTGCTTGGCCACTTCTAA
- the cydD gene encoding thiol reductant ABC exporter subunit CydD produces MRPTFPAGPATRSAIYWLGLLAALKALSLVLIGQAVASVLAGLAAGNPGWADHITVGMAGVVLRSLTVWAQAVAARRAALGIKEELRSGLLERALRNDVRGTGPADGGLAVLATRGLDALDSYYTQFLPALVNCAAIPLLVGARILFADWVSAVVVVLTVPLVPLFMVLIGRYTEDNVRHAQASLARLSTHMLELAKGLPVLVGLGRATAQRRALEEISEEYRARTMGTLRTAFLSALALELIATISVAVVAVFIGVRLVHGDMPLEAGLLALILAPDCYLPLRELGTAHHASDDGRVALAETTAVTVAPEPQPLPAAKAGKPGAPVTVTGLTVRYDGRSRPAVGPLTFNAPQGRITALDGPSGAGKSTVLGVLAGTIGHGAGTTVSGTITGMDRSRIAWVPQHPVMVAETVLDEIVLYLGSHSGTEESIEHRPQEMEAVARACLGRAAAGHLAAKHPAELSPGELRRVALARGLARIAAGATVLLLDEPTAHLDDESAALVEDAVAKLRGQVTVILVAHEERTRALAEHLVPVGGGHGLTATAAQPADTVQPYTAAASAAAVAPSGSPTTAGKPEIPARAKAAADGGAMAGVRKSSPAQLLAALLAPVKGKFTAAALVGTLAAVFAVALSGLSGWLIIRASEQPPILYLLTAIVGVRFFGIGRAVLRYCERLLLHDAVFAALTRLRGRLWEALSRRALPLRRLLQGGNVLGTVIDDVDTVRDLLPRVVLPPVTALAVSAVALVAASLLVPAALPAVIAASVASLLIAPAVALWGDRRSATAEQLLRSGVLRRVSAALDARAELHANGAAARVLDDLRAEDRQATRASQRSAWADGLGQALTTAACGAAALAAASLAGPAVLAGQLSPATAAVVVLLLLALVEPFAAMTTAVRQFPALRTVMQRVAESGALAESKREAGVRDASGAADGDGLQTVPARPGGLPGVELHGLSAAWPGGAPVFSGLNAVAEPGRWLAVTGPSGSGKSTLLSVLLGFLPVDAGRIGVTGRAAWCPQEAHLFDSTIRGNLQLGRPAPGTAGRGRTTDDDMLAALASVGLTGLLERLPAGLETRIGPGGAFLSGGERQRLAVARTLMTGAEVILLDEPTAHLDAESAGAMLADLRQGLRSRTVVLVTHNPADIQPEDARLVLAPAMEHAY; encoded by the coding sequence ATGCGTCCAACTTTCCCGGCTGGCCCGGCAACCCGTTCAGCCATCTACTGGCTGGGCCTCCTCGCAGCCCTCAAGGCATTGTCGTTGGTCCTGATCGGCCAGGCTGTGGCCTCGGTACTGGCCGGACTCGCGGCGGGCAACCCGGGCTGGGCGGACCACATTACCGTTGGCATGGCCGGCGTGGTGCTGAGGTCCCTGACGGTCTGGGCACAGGCAGTCGCAGCCCGCCGGGCCGCGCTGGGCATCAAGGAGGAACTGCGCTCCGGCTTGCTGGAAAGGGCGCTTCGCAACGATGTCCGCGGCACGGGTCCGGCCGACGGCGGACTGGCGGTACTGGCCACCCGCGGACTGGATGCGCTGGACAGCTACTACACCCAGTTTCTGCCCGCGCTGGTGAACTGCGCCGCCATCCCGCTCCTGGTGGGGGCGCGGATCCTCTTTGCAGACTGGGTCAGTGCAGTCGTGGTGGTCCTGACCGTTCCGCTGGTGCCGCTGTTCATGGTGCTGATCGGCCGGTACACCGAGGACAATGTCCGCCACGCGCAGGCCTCCCTCGCCAGGCTCTCCACCCACATGCTGGAGCTCGCCAAGGGATTGCCGGTCCTGGTGGGCCTGGGACGCGCCACGGCCCAGCGGAGGGCACTCGAGGAAATCTCAGAGGAGTACCGCGCGCGCACCATGGGAACATTGCGGACGGCGTTCCTATCGGCGCTGGCCCTTGAGCTCATTGCCACCATCTCCGTGGCCGTGGTGGCTGTTTTCATCGGTGTCCGCCTGGTCCACGGAGACATGCCGCTGGAGGCAGGCCTCCTGGCCCTGATCCTGGCGCCGGATTGCTACCTTCCGTTGCGTGAACTGGGGACCGCACACCATGCCAGCGACGACGGCCGGGTGGCGCTTGCCGAGACGACGGCAGTCACGGTAGCGCCCGAGCCGCAGCCGCTTCCCGCTGCGAAGGCGGGCAAGCCCGGTGCTCCCGTTACCGTCACGGGGCTGACGGTGCGCTACGACGGCAGGTCCCGGCCCGCCGTCGGCCCCCTCACCTTCAACGCACCCCAGGGCAGGATCACCGCCCTTGACGGGCCTAGCGGCGCCGGAAAAAGCACGGTGCTGGGGGTCCTCGCCGGGACCATCGGCCACGGTGCAGGCACAACGGTCAGCGGCACCATCACCGGTATGGACCGCAGCAGGATTGCCTGGGTTCCGCAGCATCCGGTCATGGTGGCGGAGACCGTCCTCGATGAGATCGTGCTCTACCTGGGCAGCCACTCCGGCACGGAAGAATCCATTGAACACCGGCCCCAGGAGATGGAAGCTGTTGCCCGGGCCTGCCTGGGCCGCGCTGCAGCCGGACACCTGGCCGCGAAGCACCCCGCAGAGCTGAGCCCGGGGGAGTTGCGCCGCGTGGCCCTGGCCCGCGGCTTGGCCAGGATCGCGGCCGGCGCCACCGTCCTGCTGCTGGATGAGCCTACGGCACACCTGGATGACGAGTCGGCAGCCTTGGTGGAAGACGCCGTCGCGAAACTCCGGGGACAGGTGACGGTCATCCTGGTGGCTCATGAGGAACGTACCCGCGCCCTCGCGGAACATTTGGTGCCCGTGGGCGGCGGACACGGCCTGACCGCCACGGCCGCACAGCCCGCGGATACTGTTCAGCCTTACACGGCTGCGGCCTCGGCTGCTGCTGTCGCCCCCTCCGGCAGTCCGACGACTGCCGGCAAGCCGGAGATACCCGCCAGGGCAAAGGCTGCCGCGGATGGCGGCGCAATGGCTGGCGTCAGGAAATCCAGCCCAGCACAACTGCTCGCAGCCCTCCTGGCGCCGGTGAAGGGCAAGTTCACGGCCGCGGCCCTGGTGGGTACGCTGGCGGCGGTCTTCGCCGTCGCCCTGTCCGGGCTGTCCGGCTGGCTCATCATCCGCGCCAGCGAGCAGCCGCCCATCCTGTACCTGCTGACAGCGATTGTTGGCGTCCGGTTCTTCGGGATCGGCCGGGCTGTTCTCCGGTACTGTGAGCGCCTCCTCCTGCACGACGCGGTGTTCGCGGCACTGACCCGCCTGCGCGGCAGGCTGTGGGAGGCGTTGAGCCGGCGCGCACTGCCGCTCCGCCGCCTGTTGCAGGGCGGCAACGTCCTCGGAACGGTGATTGACGACGTCGATACCGTCCGCGACCTCCTGCCTCGCGTTGTCCTGCCGCCGGTCACAGCGCTCGCGGTTTCCGCAGTGGCTTTGGTGGCCGCGTCACTGCTGGTCCCGGCTGCGCTTCCTGCCGTGATCGCCGCCAGCGTTGCGAGCCTCCTGATCGCCCCGGCAGTGGCCCTTTGGGGCGACCGCAGGTCCGCGACGGCGGAGCAGTTGCTGCGCTCGGGGGTCCTGCGCCGCGTATCGGCTGCCCTCGACGCCCGGGCAGAACTGCACGCCAACGGCGCCGCTGCCCGGGTTCTGGACGACCTGCGCGCCGAGGACCGGCAAGCCACCAGGGCTTCCCAGCGCTCGGCCTGGGCTGACGGGTTGGGCCAGGCACTCACCACCGCAGCCTGCGGAGCCGCGGCCCTGGCAGCCGCCTCGCTGGCGGGCCCCGCGGTGCTCGCTGGCCAGCTCTCTCCGGCGACGGCTGCCGTAGTGGTCCTGCTGCTCCTGGCGTTGGTGGAACCCTTCGCAGCGATGACGACGGCGGTGCGCCAGTTTCCTGCGCTGCGGACAGTCATGCAGCGCGTCGCTGAGTCCGGGGCCCTGGCTGAAAGCAAGCGGGAGGCAGGCGTACGCGATGCTTCCGGCGCGGCCGACGGTGACGGTCTCCAGACCGTTCCTGCCCGCCCGGGCGGCCTTCCCGGCGTCGAACTGCACGGCCTTTCTGCCGCCTGGCCCGGGGGTGCTCCGGTGTTTTCCGGGCTGAACGCCGTGGCGGAGCCCGGGCGGTGGCTCGCCGTCACGGGTCCCTCGGGTTCGGGGAAGTCGACCCTGCTGTCGGTCCTGCTCGGCTTCCTGCCGGTTGACGCGGGCCGGATCGGCGTGACCGGCCGGGCCGCCTGGTGCCCGCAGGAAGCCCACCTCTTTGATTCAACGATCCGTGGGAACCTGCAGCTGGGCCGGCCTGCCCCCGGGACAGCGGGCCGGGGAAGAACCACCGACGACGACATGCTGGCTGCCCTTGCGTCGGTAGGCCTGACCGGACTGCTGGAGCGGCTGCCGGCGGGTCTGGAAACCCGGATCGGCCCGGGCGGTGCCTTCCTCAGCGGCGGGGAGCGTCAGCGCCTGGCGGTGGCCCGCACGCTCATGACCGGGGCCGAGGTGATCCTGCTGGACGAGCCAACGGCCCACCTGGACGCGGAATCGGCAGGAGCCATGCTGGCCGACCTGCGGCAGGGGTTGCGCAGCCGCACCGTGGTGCTCGTGACCCACAACCCGGCCGACATCCAGCCCGAGGATGCGCGATTGGTGCTGGCGCCGGCCATGGAACACGCCTACTGA